GCCGGTCATCTCACCCAGGTAATCGGGCAGATCGACGCCGGCCATTTCCGCCAGGTCATGGAGCGGGGGCAGGGTCTTGATCATTCCCGACAGGAAGTTGGCGGTTGAACTCTTGCCCCCCTCGGAGCCGGTGTCCCAGACGGTGATCTTGTCGATCTTGAGGTTCTGGATCGCCTCGACCTGCTTGCCGACGATCTCTTCGAGTTTTTCTACGAGCAAGAAGGTAGCCGCTGCGCGAACATCGCCA
This portion of the Chrysiogenia bacterium genome encodes:
- a CDS encoding flotillin family protein, which gives rise to GDVRAAATFLLVEKLEEIVGKQVEAIQNLKIDKITVWDTGSEGGKSSTANFLSGMIKTLPPLHDLAEMAGVDLPDYLGEMTGKKPASPSNGEPAKG